The nucleotide window TTCTCGGGGATGAAACCCGGGGACGAGAGAACCTTTGAGTTCTACGTAAAGAACAGGGGTGATATCGCGGTCTCAAAGCTAACCCTCGTGTTCCACGTCACCGACAGGGAAGATGGAGAAATGAGCCCCGCCGAGAAGGAAGTTGACAACACCACAGATGTCGGTGAACTCAGTAAATGCCTCATCGTGAAGTCCGTTGAGGTCTACAGGGGAAATTCCTCCTATGCCATCAACGGGGTTTCCGGGAAGACCTTCAGAGAAATAAGCGGGAAGGAGCTCGAACTCCTCAGGGAGCGATTGGATAAAGGGGAAAACATCAGGCTCGCCGTGACAGTTGAGTTCTCACCGGGCGCGGGTAACGAATGCCAGAGTGACAGCGTTAGGGTGGACATGGAGCTGAGGGCAGAGCAGTGAGTTTTTAAGCCCCTCCCCCTTTTTATCCCACATGAAACAGATTGGCATAATCTTCGATATGGACGGGGTAATTTATAGGGGCAACACACCCATAACAGGCTCAAGGGAAGTTATAAACTTCCTGAAATCCCGGGGTGTTCCCTTTGTTTTTCTAACGAACAACTCCACGAAAACCCCGAGGAGTTATCGGGAAAAGCTCCTCTCAATGGGCATAGACGTTCCAGAGGGGCTGATAATTACTTCCGGCCTCGCCACGAGGATTTACATGGAAAAGCACTTCGAGCCCGGAAAGGTTTTTGTGATAGGCGGTGAAGGCTTGGAGGAAGAAATGGAAGCTCTTGGCTGGGGAGTTGTAAGTATTGAAAAGGCCAGAACCGGAGAATGGAAGAAGGTTAAATACGTCGTAGTCGGTCTTGACCCTGCTTTGACCTACGAGAAGCTCAAGTACGGAACACTGGCGATAAGGAACGGGGCGCGCTTTATAGGTACGAACCCTGATACTACTTATCCCGCAGAGGAGGGGCTTTACCCCGGGGCCGGGGCAATAATAGCCTCCCTGCGGGCCTCGACGGATAGGGAACCCTTAATAATCGGAAAGCCCAACGAGCCGGTCTACGAAGTCGTTAAGGAAAAGCTCGGCGACGTTGACGAAATCTGGATGATCGGGGACAGGCTTGACACGGACATCCTATTCGCCAGGCGTTTCGGGATGAAGGCAATAATGGTTCTAACCGGTGTCAGCAGTCTGGAGGACGTTGAGAGGACTGGCATCAGGCCCGACCTCGTTCTCCCGAGCGTTGCCGAACTGCTGGACTACCTTAAAGCGATTCTTGGTGGAGGGGGATGAAAGCTAGAGAAATAATAGAGCTCATGATAACTCAGGAGAATGAACTCTACAACCTCTACAAGCTCGGGGAGACATTTGCAGTCTTTGAGAGGCCCGAGCTGAGGGATGTCTTCGCCCTCATAGCCGAGGAGGAGCTGAGGCACAGGAAGACTCTGAAAAAGCTCCTGGAGGGCCCCGTCCTCGAGGAGGCAATCCTTGACTACGTTGATGAGCTCTCCCTACAGCCCATGCTTTCCGACGAGAGGGCCAAGCCCGAAAGCTTGGAAGAGCTTGTGATTGAGGCCGTTCTGAGGGAGAGGCACGCCTACGAGATGTACACCAAGCTCTCCAATATCCTCGGGGGTTCCCTCTCCCAGATATTCAGGATGATGGCAGGTGAGGAGCTCAAGCACGCCTACAGGATGAAGCTGGTCTACGAGGCCCTGTGAGTGGATAAATTGTCCGACATAATGACTTTTCTACCTCTTACTCCTTGGGCAAAGTGCCGGTCATAAATTTGTCAGGATGGCAGTGGTCAAGGGGGTAAGGTATATTTACCACCACGAGCAACGCTCTCAGCCTGTAGATTCTTCCAATAGACGGGAAGATATGTAAACATATGCCGGGGTGTCACTATGGCGGTTGAACAAGTGATGAAAAGGGATGGTAGGATTGTACCATTCGATAAAGAGCGTATAAGATGGGCTATCCAAAGGGCAATGCTTGAAGTAGGGGTAAGGGACGAGAAGCTCCTAAACAGAGTTGTCAGAAGGGTCGTCAGGAGGATAAACGAGCTCTATGACGGGCGGATTCCCCACATAGAGAACATACAGGACATAGTCGAGCTTGAACTCATGAGGGCAGGCCTCTTTGATGTTGCAAAGGCCTACATCCTCTACCGCAAGAAGAAGGCCGAGATAAGGGAGGAAAAGAAGAAAATACTCAACAAGGACAAGCTCGACGACATAGACAAGCGCTTCTCCATCAACGCCCTCCGCGTTCTTGCCTCGCGCTATCTTATGAAGAACGAGAAGGGGGAGATAATTGAGAGCCCGAGGGAGCTCTTCGAGCGCGTTTCTATCCTAGCCGTCATTCCGGATTTACTTTATGATGAGAGGGTCTTTGACCTAAATGGAAAACACGAGCAGGACCTGAGGGCCGTCGAGAAGTACCTTTCGAGGCTTGACGAATACGATGGAAAGCTCTCGATAGGCAGGTTCAAGCTCAACAAGTGGCACTTCGAGAGGCTCCTCAACCTCTACCGCGAGCTCGCTGA belongs to Thermococcus sp. and includes:
- a CDS encoding ferritin family protein, producing MKAREIIELMITQENELYNLYKLGETFAVFERPELRDVFALIAEEELRHRKTLKKLLEGPVLEEAILDYVDELSLQPMLSDERAKPESLEELVIEAVLRERHAYEMYTKLSNILGGSLSQIFRMMAGEELKHAYRMKLVYEAL
- a CDS encoding TasA family protein, which gives rise to MKRWSVVAIGSLLALLLIGGASSFFTDVAKSNGNEISSGKFDIAISKEGTRYYNDLKIFQFSGMKPGDERTFEFYVKNRGDIAVSKLTLVFHVTDREDGEMSPAEKEVDNTTDVGELSKCLIVKSVEVYRGNSSYAINGVSGKTFREISGKELELLRERLDKGENIRLAVTVEFSPGAGNECQSDSVRVDMELRAEQ
- a CDS encoding HAD-IIA family hydrolase, which codes for MKQIGIIFDMDGVIYRGNTPITGSREVINFLKSRGVPFVFLTNNSTKTPRSYREKLLSMGIDVPEGLIITSGLATRIYMEKHFEPGKVFVIGGEGLEEEMEALGWGVVSIEKARTGEWKKVKYVVVGLDPALTYEKLKYGTLAIRNGARFIGTNPDTTYPAEEGLYPGAGAIIASLRASTDREPLIIGKPNEPVYEVVKEKLGDVDEIWMIGDRLDTDILFARRFGMKAIMVLTGVSSLEDVERTGIRPDLVLPSVAELLDYLKAILGGGG